One segment of Heterodontus francisci isolate sHetFra1 chromosome 28, sHetFra1.hap1, whole genome shotgun sequence DNA contains the following:
- the LOC137385142 gene encoding NACHT, LRR and PYD domains-containing protein 3-like isoform X4, producing the protein METGRVQQDSEAPEPLSAPPSEASADNAAKDTQDAIVLACAVCVAFLGGFGVGSTATYCWMKKKYVPRTDFQYLPYFVFIYPSEVHALTCCTARTMTLFHFHPDAESPDPLSAPLLEHPEAPEMLSAQPSEGIERQHKTFLQEQTTILEVTGENQMSKTCLLDEHYTEVMIVPSLGEPQMVETELKAQGRKLEEKQGPNIGNVPENVQLDQLLGSKDATIDRTRTTIVFGDAGIGKSTIIQKIIRDWATGKIYRQFKFVFHFKFSQLTLIKVRTTLSRLILNSYPYLRNHLEKLWKEPRKILFIFDDLDEFEQTVDFTDVERNNAPQNQCPDPECCCLVSDIVRCLIQGQLLKGCSVLITSRPWKLESLGNANIHRRFKILGFSPEKVKQYFQRYLRDPNLERETIETIKWNDTLDTLYYNPLYCLVCCSLAESHKTAEERERQPITSTRLYTVYFENLLNRCGYDAENTLNNLLKLGELAYHGIGKKSAVFEADKFNELELEHSNFITAFIVKIRDNDLGSVAYKFRDTMMQDFVAALMKSLSTKPNELKQLLDEGYRCGDDRFNSFSRFLVGLSSRKSTDQLESKLGKFPAEVTQPVSEWLTRNVKTCAQNLDDGQSQRKFLNMCHSFAEFEDRNLMEAALAPIKKIKFTKCPLKPYDCAVLSPVLMNLEIIEEMDLSTCGVQDAGIHQLQSILHKCKKLRLNENNLQDSGVKCLFKVLEKNDCKVQTLELKSNALTDDCAAKLVSAISKNGSLMELDLSNDNQRSEQSNRLTDKSVPTFLQLYQTSTNLKEIRLQNNQFSANRRHILKSRTASSHLTIITE; encoded by the exons ATGGAGACAGGGAGAGTGCAGCAAG ACTCGGAAGCGCCTGAACCGCTCTCCGCTCCACCATCGGAAG CGTCTGCAGATAATGCAGCAAAGGACACACAAGACGCAATCGTCCTCGCGTGTGCAGTATGCGTTGCATTTCTGGGGGGATTCGGAGTTGGAAGTACGGCAACTTACTGTTGGATGAAGAAAAAATATGTTCCCAGAACAG atttccagtatctgccgtattttgtttttatttacccGTCAGAAGTACATGCCTTAACCTGCTGCACTGCCAGAACAATGACGTTATTTCATTTTCATCCTG ATGCTGAATCGCCTGATCcgctctccgctccgctcctggaac ACCCGGAAGCGCCTGAAATGCTCTCCGCTCAACCATCGGAAG GCATAGAGCGCCAGCACAAAACATTTCTTCAAGAACAAACGACAATATTGGAAGTTACTGGAGAAAATCAAATGTCCAAGACATGTTTACTTGATGAGCATTACACTGAAGTAATGATTGTTCCTTCTCTTGGAGAGCCGCAAATGGTTGAAACTGAACTGAAGGCGCAAGGGAGAAAGCTTGAAGAGAAACAGGGGCCAAATATCGGGAATGTACCCGAAAACGTTCAGCTCGATCAATTGTTGGGAAGCAAAGACGCTACAATAGACAGAACTCGGACAACTATAGTATTTGGTGATGCAGGGATCGGGAAAAGCACCATAATACAGAAGATAATCCGTGACTGGGCCACAGGGAAAATATACCGTCAATTTAAATTTGTCTTTCATTTCAAGTTTAGCCAATTAACTTTAATAAAAGTCCGAACAACCCTATCAAGGTTGATCCTGAATTCATACCCCTATTTGCGAAATCATCTGGAGAAGCTGTGGAAAGAACCCAGAAAAATATTGTTTATATTTGATGATTTGGATGAATTTGAGCAAACCGTGGATTTCACAGATGTTGAGAGAAACAACGCACCTCAAAATCAATGTCCCGATCCCGAGTGTTGCTGCTTGGTTTCAGACATTGTCCGCTGCCTCATACAAGGGCAGTTGCTGAAAGGCTGTTCAGTGCTGATCACGAGCCGGCCGTGGAAACTGGAATCTCTGGGAAATGCAAACATACATCGAAGGTTCAAAATTCTGGGTTTCAGCCCTGAGAAAGTCAAGCAATATTTCCAACGTTACTTGAGAGATCCAAACCTGGAAAGAGAGACAATCGAAACAATTAAGTGGAACGACACACTGGACACCCTGTACTATAACCCTCTGTATTGCTTAGTCTGCTGCTCCTTAGCGGAGTCGCATAAGACAGCAGAAGAGCGAGAAAGGCAACCCATAACCAGCACACGTTTGTACACTGTTTACTTTGAAAATCTTTTAAATAGATGTGGCTATGATGCAGAAAACACTCTCAATAACCTGCTGAAACTGGGCGAGTTGGCCTACCATGGAATTGGGAAAAAATCAGCTGTTTTTGAAGCAGACAAATTCAATGAGCTCGAACTCGAACATTCCAATTTTATCACTGCGTTTATAGTGAAGATTCGAGACAATGATCTAGGCAGTGTTGCCTACAAATTCCGTGACACCATGATGCAGGACTTTGTTGCTGCACTTATGAAAAGTCTAAGCACAAAACCAAATGAACTAAAACAACTGCTTGATGAAGGATACAGATGCGGTGATGACAGATTCAATTCATTTTCACGTTTTCTTGTTGGTCTTTCCTCACGAAAGTCAACTGATCAGCTTGAGTCGAAATTGGGTAAATTTCCTGCTGAAGTAACACAGCCTGTGTCGGAGTGGCTCACACGGAATGTCAAAACGTGCGCTCAGAACTTGGATGACGGGCAAAGCCAACGGAAATTCTTAAATATGTGTCATTCCTTTGCTGAATTTGAAGACAGAAATCTGATGGAAGCCGCATTAGCACCGATAAAGAAAATTAAGTTTACAAAGTGTCCTCTGAAACCTTATGACTGTGCGGTTCTGTCTCCTGTATTAATGAACCTTGAAATAATTGAAGAGATGGATCTCAGTACTTGTGGTGTACAAGATGCAGGCATCCATCAACTGCAGTCCATACTGCACAAATGTAAAAAACTCAG ACTCAACGAGAATAATCTTcaagattcaggagtgaaatgccTCTTTAAAGTTCTGGAGAAAAATGATTGCAAAGTACAGACACTTGA GTTAAAGTCAAATGCTCTCACAGATGATTGTGCAGCAAAATTGGTCTCCGCCATCAGTAAAAATGGTTCACTGATGGAGCTGGACCTGAGTAACGATAATCAGCGCAGTGAACAGTCCAACAGACTGACTGACAAATCCGTTCCCACATTTCTCCAGCTCTACCAGACTAGTACGAATCTGAAGGAAATTAG GTTGCAAAACAATCAATTCTCTGCAAACAGACGTCACATTTTGAAGTCACGAACTGCATCTAGTCATTTGACTATAATTACAGAATGA
- the LOC137385142 gene encoding NACHT, LRR and PYD domains-containing protein 3-like isoform X3 — translation MTNFFSQKTTDSEAPEPLSAPPSEASADNAAKDTQDAIVLACAVCVAFLGGFGVGSTATYCWMKKKYVPRTDFQYLPYFVFIYPSEVHALTCCTARTMTLFHFHPDAESPDPLSAPLLEHPEAPEMLSAQPSEGIERQHKTFLQEQTTILEVTGENQMSKTCLLDEHYTEVMIVPSLGEPQMVETELKAQGRKLEEKQGPNIGNVPENVQLDQLLGSKDATIDRTRTTIVFGDAGIGKSTIIQKIIRDWATGKIYRQFKFVFHFKFSQLTLIKVRTTLSRLILNSYPYLRNHLEKLWKEPRKILFIFDDLDEFEQTVDFTDVERNNAPQNQCPDPECCCLVSDIVRCLIQGQLLKGCSVLITSRPWKLESLGNANIHRRFKILGFSPEKVKQYFQRYLRDPNLERETIETIKWNDTLDTLYYNPLYCLVCCSLAESHKTAEERERQPITSTRLYTVYFENLLNRCGYDAENTLNNLLKLGELAYHGIGKKSAVFEADKFNELELEHSNFITAFIVKIRDNDLGSVAYKFRDTMMQDFVAALMKSLSTKPNELKQLLDEGYRCGDDRFNSFSRFLVGLSSRKSTDQLESKLGKFPAEVTQPVSEWLTRNVKTCAQNLDDGQSQRKFLNMCHSFAEFEDRNLMEAALAPIKKIKFTKCPLKPYDCAVLSPVLMNLEIIEEMDLSTCGVQDAGIHQLQSILHKCKKLRLNENNLQDSGVKCLFKVLEKNDCKVQTLELKSNALTDDCAAKLVSAISKNGSLMELDLSNDNQRSEQSNRLTDKSVPTFLQLYQTSTNLKEIRLQNNQFSANRRHILKSRTASSHLTIITE, via the exons ACTCGGAAGCGCCTGAACCGCTCTCCGCTCCACCATCGGAAG CGTCTGCAGATAATGCAGCAAAGGACACACAAGACGCAATCGTCCTCGCGTGTGCAGTATGCGTTGCATTTCTGGGGGGATTCGGAGTTGGAAGTACGGCAACTTACTGTTGGATGAAGAAAAAATATGTTCCCAGAACAG atttccagtatctgccgtattttgtttttatttacccGTCAGAAGTACATGCCTTAACCTGCTGCACTGCCAGAACAATGACGTTATTTCATTTTCATCCTG ATGCTGAATCGCCTGATCcgctctccgctccgctcctggaac ACCCGGAAGCGCCTGAAATGCTCTCCGCTCAACCATCGGAAG GCATAGAGCGCCAGCACAAAACATTTCTTCAAGAACAAACGACAATATTGGAAGTTACTGGAGAAAATCAAATGTCCAAGACATGTTTACTTGATGAGCATTACACTGAAGTAATGATTGTTCCTTCTCTTGGAGAGCCGCAAATGGTTGAAACTGAACTGAAGGCGCAAGGGAGAAAGCTTGAAGAGAAACAGGGGCCAAATATCGGGAATGTACCCGAAAACGTTCAGCTCGATCAATTGTTGGGAAGCAAAGACGCTACAATAGACAGAACTCGGACAACTATAGTATTTGGTGATGCAGGGATCGGGAAAAGCACCATAATACAGAAGATAATCCGTGACTGGGCCACAGGGAAAATATACCGTCAATTTAAATTTGTCTTTCATTTCAAGTTTAGCCAATTAACTTTAATAAAAGTCCGAACAACCCTATCAAGGTTGATCCTGAATTCATACCCCTATTTGCGAAATCATCTGGAGAAGCTGTGGAAAGAACCCAGAAAAATATTGTTTATATTTGATGATTTGGATGAATTTGAGCAAACCGTGGATTTCACAGATGTTGAGAGAAACAACGCACCTCAAAATCAATGTCCCGATCCCGAGTGTTGCTGCTTGGTTTCAGACATTGTCCGCTGCCTCATACAAGGGCAGTTGCTGAAAGGCTGTTCAGTGCTGATCACGAGCCGGCCGTGGAAACTGGAATCTCTGGGAAATGCAAACATACATCGAAGGTTCAAAATTCTGGGTTTCAGCCCTGAGAAAGTCAAGCAATATTTCCAACGTTACTTGAGAGATCCAAACCTGGAAAGAGAGACAATCGAAACAATTAAGTGGAACGACACACTGGACACCCTGTACTATAACCCTCTGTATTGCTTAGTCTGCTGCTCCTTAGCGGAGTCGCATAAGACAGCAGAAGAGCGAGAAAGGCAACCCATAACCAGCACACGTTTGTACACTGTTTACTTTGAAAATCTTTTAAATAGATGTGGCTATGATGCAGAAAACACTCTCAATAACCTGCTGAAACTGGGCGAGTTGGCCTACCATGGAATTGGGAAAAAATCAGCTGTTTTTGAAGCAGACAAATTCAATGAGCTCGAACTCGAACATTCCAATTTTATCACTGCGTTTATAGTGAAGATTCGAGACAATGATCTAGGCAGTGTTGCCTACAAATTCCGTGACACCATGATGCAGGACTTTGTTGCTGCACTTATGAAAAGTCTAAGCACAAAACCAAATGAACTAAAACAACTGCTTGATGAAGGATACAGATGCGGTGATGACAGATTCAATTCATTTTCACGTTTTCTTGTTGGTCTTTCCTCACGAAAGTCAACTGATCAGCTTGAGTCGAAATTGGGTAAATTTCCTGCTGAAGTAACACAGCCTGTGTCGGAGTGGCTCACACGGAATGTCAAAACGTGCGCTCAGAACTTGGATGACGGGCAAAGCCAACGGAAATTCTTAAATATGTGTCATTCCTTTGCTGAATTTGAAGACAGAAATCTGATGGAAGCCGCATTAGCACCGATAAAGAAAATTAAGTTTACAAAGTGTCCTCTGAAACCTTATGACTGTGCGGTTCTGTCTCCTGTATTAATGAACCTTGAAATAATTGAAGAGATGGATCTCAGTACTTGTGGTGTACAAGATGCAGGCATCCATCAACTGCAGTCCATACTGCACAAATGTAAAAAACTCAG ACTCAACGAGAATAATCTTcaagattcaggagtgaaatgccTCTTTAAAGTTCTGGAGAAAAATGATTGCAAAGTACAGACACTTGA GTTAAAGTCAAATGCTCTCACAGATGATTGTGCAGCAAAATTGGTCTCCGCCATCAGTAAAAATGGTTCACTGATGGAGCTGGACCTGAGTAACGATAATCAGCGCAGTGAACAGTCCAACAGACTGACTGACAAATCCGTTCCCACATTTCTCCAGCTCTACCAGACTAGTACGAATCTGAAGGAAATTAG GTTGCAAAACAATCAATTCTCTGCAAACAGACGTCACATTTTGAAGTCACGAACTGCATCTAGTCATTTGACTATAATTACAGAATGA
- the LOC137385142 gene encoding NACHT, LRR and PYD domains-containing protein 3-like isoform X7, which translates to MKKKYVPRTDFQYLPYFVFIYPSEVHALTCCTARTMTLFHFHPDAESPDPLSAPLLEHPEAPEMLSAQPSEGIERQHKTFLQEQTTILEVTGENQMSKTCLLDEHYTEVMIVPSLGEPQMVETELKAQGRKLEEKQGPNIGNVPENVQLDQLLGSKDATIDRTRTTIVFGDAGIGKSTIIQKIIRDWATGKIYRQFKFVFHFKFSQLTLIKVRTTLSRLILNSYPYLRNHLEKLWKEPRKILFIFDDLDEFEQTVDFTDVERNNAPQNQCPDPECCCLVSDIVRCLIQGQLLKGCSVLITSRPWKLESLGNANIHRRFKILGFSPEKVKQYFQRYLRDPNLERETIETIKWNDTLDTLYYNPLYCLVCCSLAESHKTAEERERQPITSTRLYTVYFENLLNRCGYDAENTLNNLLKLGELAYHGIGKKSAVFEADKFNELELEHSNFITAFIVKIRDNDLGSVAYKFRDTMMQDFVAALMKSLSTKPNELKQLLDEGYRCGDDRFNSFSRFLVGLSSRKSTDQLESKLGKFPAEVTQPVSEWLTRNVKTCAQNLDDGQSQRKFLNMCHSFAEFEDRNLMEAALAPIKKIKFTKCPLKPYDCAVLSPVLMNLEIIEEMDLSTCGVQDAGIHQLQSILHKCKKLRLNENNLQDSGVKCLFKVLEKNDCKVQTLELKSNALTDDCAAKLVSAISKNGSLMELDLSNDNQRSEQSNRLTDKSVPTFLQLYQTSTNLKEIRLQNNQFSANRRHILKSRTASSHLTIITE; encoded by the exons ATGAAGAAAAAATATGTTCCCAGAACAG atttccagtatctgccgtattttgtttttatttacccGTCAGAAGTACATGCCTTAACCTGCTGCACTGCCAGAACAATGACGTTATTTCATTTTCATCCTG ATGCTGAATCGCCTGATCcgctctccgctccgctcctggaac ACCCGGAAGCGCCTGAAATGCTCTCCGCTCAACCATCGGAAG GCATAGAGCGCCAGCACAAAACATTTCTTCAAGAACAAACGACAATATTGGAAGTTACTGGAGAAAATCAAATGTCCAAGACATGTTTACTTGATGAGCATTACACTGAAGTAATGATTGTTCCTTCTCTTGGAGAGCCGCAAATGGTTGAAACTGAACTGAAGGCGCAAGGGAGAAAGCTTGAAGAGAAACAGGGGCCAAATATCGGGAATGTACCCGAAAACGTTCAGCTCGATCAATTGTTGGGAAGCAAAGACGCTACAATAGACAGAACTCGGACAACTATAGTATTTGGTGATGCAGGGATCGGGAAAAGCACCATAATACAGAAGATAATCCGTGACTGGGCCACAGGGAAAATATACCGTCAATTTAAATTTGTCTTTCATTTCAAGTTTAGCCAATTAACTTTAATAAAAGTCCGAACAACCCTATCAAGGTTGATCCTGAATTCATACCCCTATTTGCGAAATCATCTGGAGAAGCTGTGGAAAGAACCCAGAAAAATATTGTTTATATTTGATGATTTGGATGAATTTGAGCAAACCGTGGATTTCACAGATGTTGAGAGAAACAACGCACCTCAAAATCAATGTCCCGATCCCGAGTGTTGCTGCTTGGTTTCAGACATTGTCCGCTGCCTCATACAAGGGCAGTTGCTGAAAGGCTGTTCAGTGCTGATCACGAGCCGGCCGTGGAAACTGGAATCTCTGGGAAATGCAAACATACATCGAAGGTTCAAAATTCTGGGTTTCAGCCCTGAGAAAGTCAAGCAATATTTCCAACGTTACTTGAGAGATCCAAACCTGGAAAGAGAGACAATCGAAACAATTAAGTGGAACGACACACTGGACACCCTGTACTATAACCCTCTGTATTGCTTAGTCTGCTGCTCCTTAGCGGAGTCGCATAAGACAGCAGAAGAGCGAGAAAGGCAACCCATAACCAGCACACGTTTGTACACTGTTTACTTTGAAAATCTTTTAAATAGATGTGGCTATGATGCAGAAAACACTCTCAATAACCTGCTGAAACTGGGCGAGTTGGCCTACCATGGAATTGGGAAAAAATCAGCTGTTTTTGAAGCAGACAAATTCAATGAGCTCGAACTCGAACATTCCAATTTTATCACTGCGTTTATAGTGAAGATTCGAGACAATGATCTAGGCAGTGTTGCCTACAAATTCCGTGACACCATGATGCAGGACTTTGTTGCTGCACTTATGAAAAGTCTAAGCACAAAACCAAATGAACTAAAACAACTGCTTGATGAAGGATACAGATGCGGTGATGACAGATTCAATTCATTTTCACGTTTTCTTGTTGGTCTTTCCTCACGAAAGTCAACTGATCAGCTTGAGTCGAAATTGGGTAAATTTCCTGCTGAAGTAACACAGCCTGTGTCGGAGTGGCTCACACGGAATGTCAAAACGTGCGCTCAGAACTTGGATGACGGGCAAAGCCAACGGAAATTCTTAAATATGTGTCATTCCTTTGCTGAATTTGAAGACAGAAATCTGATGGAAGCCGCATTAGCACCGATAAAGAAAATTAAGTTTACAAAGTGTCCTCTGAAACCTTATGACTGTGCGGTTCTGTCTCCTGTATTAATGAACCTTGAAATAATTGAAGAGATGGATCTCAGTACTTGTGGTGTACAAGATGCAGGCATCCATCAACTGCAGTCCATACTGCACAAATGTAAAAAACTCAG ACTCAACGAGAATAATCTTcaagattcaggagtgaaatgccTCTTTAAAGTTCTGGAGAAAAATGATTGCAAAGTACAGACACTTGA GTTAAAGTCAAATGCTCTCACAGATGATTGTGCAGCAAAATTGGTCTCCGCCATCAGTAAAAATGGTTCACTGATGGAGCTGGACCTGAGTAACGATAATCAGCGCAGTGAACAGTCCAACAGACTGACTGACAAATCCGTTCCCACATTTCTCCAGCTCTACCAGACTAGTACGAATCTGAAGGAAATTAG GTTGCAAAACAATCAATTCTCTGCAAACAGACGTCACATTTTGAAGTCACGAACTGCATCTAGTCATTTGACTATAATTACAGAATGA